Proteins encoded within one genomic window of Alteribacter populi:
- a CDS encoding phage antirepressor KilAC domain-containing protein, which yields MNELIKTTQNNDGDVIVSGRELHEFLEVATEYKKWFSRMTAYGFDENTDFVRVTQKSPTLGGLQNITDHHLKLDMAKEISMIQRTSRGKQARQYFLKIEKFWNSPEMIMKRALEFADKRIIELETTIEDQKPKVFLAEAIQISKNAILVKELATLLKQKGVDIGQNRLFAWMRENGYLCSKGSYYNKPTQRAMDMELFEVKTHIHTSDNGDTKTKYTPKVTGKGQSYFINKLLKEWGVLV from the coding sequence ATGAACGAATTAATCAAGACAACTCAAAACAATGATGGTGATGTAATCGTAAGCGGCCGTGAGCTTCATGAATTTTTAGAAGTGGCCACTGAATATAAAAAATGGTTTAGCAGAATGACGGCTTATGGATTTGACGAAAATACTGATTTCGTAAGGGTGACCCAAAAAAGTCCGACCCTTGGGGGACTCCAGAATATTACTGATCACCATTTGAAACTTGACATGGCAAAAGAAATTTCTATGATTCAACGCACTAGTCGAGGTAAACAAGCTCGTCAGTATTTCCTCAAAATCGAAAAGTTTTGGAACAGTCCAGAAATGATTATGAAACGTGCACTTGAATTTGCGGATAAGAGAATCATCGAATTAGAAACAACCATTGAAGATCAAAAACCGAAAGTGTTCTTAGCCGAAGCGATCCAAATTAGTAAGAACGCTATTTTAGTCAAAGAGCTTGCAACCTTATTGAAGCAAAAAGGAGTAGACATTGGTCAAAATCGCTTGTTCGCCTGGATGCGAGAGAATGGGTACCTTTGCTCCAAAGGTTCTTATTACAACAAACCTACTCAAAGGGCGATGGACATGGAGTTATTTGAAGTCAAGACTCACATTCATACTTCTGACAATGGTGATACAAAAACTAAGTACACACCCAAAGTAACCGGGAAGGGTCAGTCTTACTTTATAAACAAACTGTTGAAAGAATGGGGTGTTCTTGTATGA
- a CDS encoding helix-turn-helix domain-containing protein has protein sequence MEIGKRIKQKRNEANLKQADLAKKVNVSPQVISNWERGYTHPNHADVSRLSDALNCSTEYLHGKTKKQDYIKEEKDNYDPLEDLKQYMIENNLQDMDFGFYDIEKWKKLSKEDIEEIKRHFDWVVARAEQMEKEDKE, from the coding sequence GTGGAAATCGGCAAAAGAATTAAACAAAAAAGAAATGAAGCTAATTTGAAACAAGCTGACTTAGCGAAGAAAGTCAATGTGTCTCCACAGGTCATTTCCAACTGGGAAAGAGGTTATACACACCCCAATCATGCTGATGTATCTAGACTGTCTGATGCACTGAACTGTTCAACAGAATACTTACACGGGAAAACGAAAAAACAAGATTACATAAAAGAAGAAAAGGACAACTACGATCCTCTCGAAGATCTCAAACAATACATGATAGAAAATAATCTTCAAGATATGGACTTCGGGTTTTATGACATCGAAAAGTGGAAGAAGCTTTCAAAAGAGGATATAGAGGAAATTAAACGTCACTTTGATTGGGTTGTTGCAAGAGCTGAACAAATGGAGAAAGAGGATAAAGAGTAA
- a CDS encoding helix-turn-helix domain-containing protein, protein MIHKNVERIRKSKGVTKTYLANKLGMSLQGYRYLESGETRLDAERLKVIAQSLGEEPAVFFDNKLTESVIIRMQNNSAWEVS, encoded by the coding sequence TTGATTCACAAAAACGTTGAAAGAATACGCAAGTCAAAGGGCGTAACTAAAACATATTTAGCTAACAAACTAGGGATGTCCTTGCAAGGATACCGATATCTCGAAAGTGGAGAAACAAGACTGGATGCAGAAAGATTAAAAGTAATTGCACAATCTTTAGGAGAAGAACCAGCAGTTTTTTTTGACAACAAACTAACGGAATCCGTTATCATAAGAATGCAAAACAATAGCGCTTGGGAGGTGAGCTAA